One genomic region from Merismopedia glauca CCAP 1448/3 encodes:
- a CDS encoding CCA tRNA nucleotidyltransferase, which yields MTPIKTLYKMYLPVLDPNTWSFTPELLPQNTYLVGGAVRDALLGREKPKQDLDFVLEKDVIATAKAIANRYKAGFVLLDAEREIARVVFANATADFARQEGESLEIDLQRRDFTVNAIAYNFLTQELIDPLGGYPDLQAKILRMVKPSNLQDDPLRLLRCYRQAAQLGMMIEAETLAVIREFAPLIATVAAERVQAELNYLLEPCSNIVWLKAAITDGLLSPWLSISPSLDLVDSAFHLLKETWWKIGQELVNYLKGSANLSLIAVAKLAILLPSNPELAAIKLSELKLSKVEIKAVSNIINCWLEFGDKLSKLSIAEQFFLFRQAGVNFPAIALLALTKGVAIKDIAPLVNRYLNPTDPVAHLVPLVTGNELMQALNLPSGRLVGELLLKLQIAQAEGKITTSEAALELAGKMMN from the coding sequence ATGACTCCAATCAAAACCCTATATAAAATGTATCTACCAGTTTTAGATCCAAATACTTGGTCTTTCACTCCAGAATTATTACCCCAAAATACTTATTTAGTTGGTGGTGCTGTCAGAGATGCTTTGTTAGGAAGAGAAAAACCTAAACAAGATTTAGATTTTGTGCTAGAAAAAGATGTTATAGCCACAGCTAAAGCTATAGCTAATCGTTATAAAGCTGGTTTTGTGTTGCTAGATGCTGAACGGGAAATTGCTAGGGTAGTGTTTGCCAATGCTACGGCTGATTTTGCGCGTCAAGAAGGAGAAAGTTTAGAAATTGATTTGCAAAGAAGGGATTTTACAGTTAATGCGATCGCCTATAATTTTCTCACTCAAGAACTGATCGATCCTCTAGGAGGTTACCCCGATCTGCAAGCCAAAATATTGCGGATGGTAAAACCTAGCAATCTGCAAGACGATCCTTTAAGACTTTTGAGGTGTTATCGCCAAGCTGCACAATTAGGGATGATGATTGAAGCGGAAACCTTGGCTGTAATTCGTGAATTTGCCCCTTTAATTGCGACTGTAGCTGCTGAAAGAGTTCAAGCAGAATTAAATTATTTGTTGGAACCCTGTAGCAATATTGTTTGGTTAAAAGCCGCTATTACTGATGGTTTATTATCACCTTGGTTGAGTATTTCTCCATCTTTAGATTTAGTCGATTCAGCGTTTCATTTATTGAAAGAAACTTGGTGGAAAATAGGTCAAGAATTAGTAAATTATCTGAAAGGCAGTGCCAATCTATCTTTAATAGCAGTGGCAAAATTAGCGATATTATTACCTTCAAATCCCGAATTGGCGGCAATTAAGTTGTCAGAATTAAAGTTGAGCAAAGTAGAAATTAAAGCAGTTAGTAATATTATTAACTGTTGGCTAGAATTTGGAGATAAACTATCAAAACTCTCAATTGCAGAGCAGTTCTTTTTATTTCGTCAAGCTGGAGTAAATTTTCCGGCGATCGCTCTTTTAGCACTAACAAAAGGGGTTGCGATCAAAGATATTGCGCCTTTAGTTAATCGCTATCTTAACCCAACAGATCCAGTCGCGCATCTAGTTCCTTTAGTAACTGGTAATGAGTTAATGCAAGCCTTAAATCTGCCTTCAGGACGACTGGTTGGAGAATTACTCTTGAAGTTGCAAATAGCCCAAGCAGAGGGCAAAATTACCACCTCTGAAGCAGCTTTAGAACTAGCTGGAAAAATGATGAACTAA
- the ftsY gene encoding signal recognition particle-docking protein FtsY, whose product MVFNWFRRKFGDSSPKEEPTPTNEPLEEQDKIQEDEEKAESTPDYLNWAKAAYKNIQERQKTEPEETTSSPEADNSTVTEVEPEPVETTTEAENLEPVSEVEAEPVTENVETVSEVEAESPPDIQLTTPSEPIVEEIEPIVTEVEPIVEAAPLPFWATEDRQARLEKLKETAVETEEESTPIVSPPPEEIEEIAFDEGFLWSAEVLAAQGRRPEDVSLEEISWLKRLRQGLEKTRRGLVNQLKGIVGQGPLNQAAVIEVEALLLQADVGVEATDHIISRLQKKLKEETLPPDAAIAYLKQILREMLESPFEQDYQRNFVPEKDTLNIWLLTGVNGVGKTTTIGKIAHLAQKSGYKCLIGAADTFRAAAVEQVKIWGERSGIEVIANPGKNVDPAAVVFDAISAAQSRGTELLLVDTAGRLQNKKNLMDELSKIRRIVDKKAPNAQIESLLVLDSTLGQNGLRQAQVFAEAAKLSGVVITKLDGTAKGGVALAVVQELGLPIRFIGAGEGIEDLRPFSSYEFVEALLNG is encoded by the coding sequence ATGGTATTTAACTGGTTCCGCCGCAAATTTGGCGATTCTTCCCCTAAAGAAGAGCCAACTCCCACAAATGAGCCGCTAGAAGAACAAGACAAGATTCAAGAAGATGAAGAAAAAGCTGAATCTACCCCAGATTACTTGAATTGGGCAAAAGCTGCTTATAAAAATATTCAAGAAAGACAAAAAACCGAACCTGAAGAAACTACTTCTTCACCAGAAGCCGATAACTCCACCGTTACCGAAGTTGAACCTGAACCAGTTGAGACAACGACAGAAGCGGAAAACCTAGAACCAGTTAGCGAAGTAGAAGCTGAACCCGTTACAGAAAATGTGGAAACCGTTAGCGAGGTAGAAGCTGAATCACCCCCAGATATTCAACTAACTACTCCTAGCGAACCAATCGTAGAAGAAATTGAGCCGATAGTTACAGAAGTAGAACCAATTGTAGAAGCAGCACCTCTACCATTTTGGGCTACCGAAGACCGACAAGCACGACTTGAAAAGTTAAAAGAAACCGCCGTTGAGACAGAAGAGGAGTCTACACCAATAGTATCTCCTCCCCCAGAAGAAATAGAAGAAATTGCTTTTGATGAAGGCTTTTTATGGTCAGCCGAAGTTCTAGCGGCTCAAGGAAGGCGACCAGAAGACGTATCATTAGAAGAGATTAGCTGGCTCAAACGGCTGCGCCAAGGCTTAGAAAAGACCCGTCGAGGGTTAGTTAACCAACTCAAGGGTATCGTTGGACAAGGGCCTTTAAATCAGGCTGCGGTAATTGAAGTCGAAGCCTTGTTACTCCAAGCTGATGTAGGTGTAGAAGCCACAGATCATATCATTAGCCGCCTCCAGAAAAAGCTGAAAGAAGAAACTCTCCCACCGGATGCGGCGATCGCCTATCTCAAGCAAATTTTGCGAGAAATGCTCGAATCTCCCTTTGAGCAAGACTATCAGCGTAACTTTGTTCCCGAAAAAGATACCCTGAATATTTGGCTCTTAACTGGAGTCAATGGAGTCGGGAAAACCACAACTATTGGTAAAATTGCCCACTTAGCTCAGAAATCTGGCTATAAATGCTTGATTGGAGCCGCAGATACCTTCCGCGCCGCCGCAGTAGAGCAGGTGAAGATTTGGGGAGAACGTAGTGGAATTGAAGTTATCGCCAATCCAGGAAAAAACGTCGATCCTGCTGCTGTAGTTTTTGATGCGATCTCTGCCGCTCAATCTAGAGGTACTGAGTTACTCTTAGTAGATACAGCCGGAAGGTTGCAAAATAAAAAGAATCTGATGGACGAACTCAGCAAAATCCGGCGAATTGTCGATAAAAAAGCGCCTAATGCCCAAATAGAATCTTTGTTAGTGTTAGATTCTACTTTAGGACAAAACGGTTTACGTCAAGCTCAAGTCTTTGCGGAAGCAGCCAAACTCAGTGGAGTAGTAATTACCAAGTTAGATGGTACGGCTAAAGGTGGAGTGGCTTTGGCTGTAGTCCAAGAATTAGGTTTACCTATCCGCTTTATCGGCGCTGGAGAAGGAATCGAAGATTTACGTCCTTTCAGCAGCTATGAGTTTGTCGAAGCTTTATTGAACGGTTGA
- a CDS encoding DegT/DnrJ/EryC1/StrS family aminotransferase, with protein sequence MSNIPPLDLSRQYQLIGKEVEAAVGSILASGRYIGGSMVENFEREFANYIGVSHCVSCNSGTDALYLALRSLNIGAGDEVITTPFTFIATSETIAMVGATPVFVDIDPATFNIDVSQIAKAISSSTKAIIPVHLFGQPTDMTAIMEIAKQYNLFVIEDCAQATGAKWGEARVGSIGHIGCFSFFPTKNLGACGDGGAVTTGDEAIAAKIRMLKEHGSKARYYHEENGVNSRLDALQAAILQIKLQHLDTWNAQRHTAAEIYHQLLAPVSAITIPPATNGGTHVWNQYTIKLKAANNSEKDYREQIRQTLQAKGVSSMIYYPLPLHQQSVYKHLGYQPNSLPHSELVAHQVLSLPMFPEISQMEQEQVVYSLKDSL encoded by the coding sequence GTGAGTAATATACCCCCTCTAGATTTAAGCAGACAGTATCAACTGATTGGGAAAGAAGTAGAAGCAGCCGTCGGTAGCATTTTGGCATCTGGTCGTTATATAGGCGGCTCTATGGTCGAAAATTTTGAGCGAGAGTTTGCTAACTATATAGGGGTATCCCATTGCGTTAGTTGTAATTCGGGAACTGATGCTTTATATCTAGCGCTGCGATCGCTCAATATTGGTGCTGGTGACGAAGTAATTACCACTCCCTTTACTTTCATTGCCACGTCTGAAACGATTGCTATGGTGGGCGCAACGCCTGTATTTGTGGATATAGATCCAGCCACCTTTAATATTGATGTCAGTCAAATAGCCAAAGCGATTAGCTCTAGCACCAAAGCTATTATCCCAGTCCACCTGTTTGGACAACCAACAGACATGACGGCGATCATGGAAATTGCCAAGCAGTACAATCTATTTGTAATTGAAGATTGCGCCCAAGCGACTGGTGCTAAATGGGGCGAAGCTAGAGTGGGTAGCATTGGACATATTGGCTGTTTTAGCTTTTTTCCCACTAAAAACTTGGGTGCTTGTGGTGACGGTGGTGCGGTGACAACAGGGGATGAAGCGATCGCCGCCAAAATCAGGATGTTGAAGGAACACGGTAGTAAGGCACGTTACTATCATGAAGAAAATGGAGTAAATAGCCGTTTAGATGCTCTCCAAGCTGCTATTTTACAAATTAAGCTCCAACATTTAGACACTTGGAATGCTCAAAGACACACCGCAGCCGAAATTTACCACCAGTTATTAGCACCAGTCTCAGCTATTACTATTCCTCCAGCAACGAATGGTGGAACTCACGTCTGGAATCAATATACGATTAAGCTAAAAGCTGCAAATAACTCAGAAAAAGACTATAGAGAGCAAATCAGGCAGACTTTACAAGCTAAGGGAGTTAGTTCGATGATCTACTACCCCTTACCTCTACATCAACAATCTGTCTACAAACACCTAGGATATCAACCTAACTCTTTACCCCACTCTGAACTAGTCGCTCATCAGGTACTATCTCTACCTATGTTCCCCGAAATTTCCCAAATGGAGCAAGAACAGGTAGTTTATAGCTTAAAAGATAGCTTGTAG
- a CDS encoding cation diffusion facilitator family transporter, with translation MAHQHHHSHHEHHHGHGEHHHAPANYNRAFIVGLLLNGGFVVTEFTFGFLANSVALIADAGHNLSDVLGLFLAWSASLLARRQPSSRYTYGWRKSSILAAFLNAMFLLVATGGIVWEAIGRLVDPGEVKGGMVIGVAAIGIVVNTATALMFLSGCKGDMNIRAAFQHMAADAVVSLGVVLAGIAILFTRWLWLDPAFSLIISALIIFSTWRLLKDSFHLAIDAVPSNIDERAVRTYLFERPGVIEVHDLHIWAMSTVETALTAHLVIPTGHPGDDYLAEICLDLQEHFGIQHATLQIEVGDSDSPCILELNCQF, from the coding sequence ATGGCACACCAGCATCATCATTCTCATCACGAACACCATCACGGACATGGGGAACATCACCACGCACCTGCTAATTACAATCGAGCTTTTATAGTGGGATTGTTGCTCAATGGCGGTTTTGTCGTCACCGAGTTTACTTTTGGATTTCTGGCTAACTCAGTCGCCTTGATTGCAGATGCAGGACATAATCTCAGCGATGTTTTAGGGTTGTTTCTGGCATGGAGTGCCAGTTTGCTAGCACGTCGTCAACCTTCTAGTCGATACACTTATGGATGGCGTAAATCATCTATTCTCGCGGCTTTTCTCAATGCTATGTTTCTATTGGTGGCAACAGGTGGCATTGTTTGGGAGGCAATTGGGCGACTAGTCGATCCTGGTGAAGTTAAAGGGGGGATGGTAATTGGAGTGGCGGCGATCGGGATTGTAGTTAATACTGCCACAGCTTTGATGTTTTTGTCTGGTTGCAAAGGGGACATGAACATTCGGGCAGCATTTCAGCATATGGCGGCGGATGCCGTAGTTTCGTTGGGTGTAGTTTTGGCGGGTATAGCTATTTTGTTTACTCGTTGGTTGTGGCTCGATCCGGCATTCAGCTTGATTATCAGTGCTTTAATTATTTTCAGCACTTGGAGATTATTAAAAGATTCATTTCACCTAGCAATTGATGCTGTTCCCAGCAACATAGATGAACGCGCTGTTCGTACTTACTTATTTGAGCGTCCCGGCGTAATTGAGGTTCATGACTTGCATATTTGGGCGATGAGTACCGTAGAAACTGCTTTGACGGCGCATTTAGTCATTCCCACCGGACATCCAGGCGATGATTATCTGGCTGAGATTTGTTTAGATTTACAAGAGCATTTTGGCATTCAACACGCAACTTTACAAATTGAAGTTGGAGATTCGGATAGTCCCTGTATTTTGGAATTAAATTGCCAATTTTAG
- a CDS encoding leucine-rich repeat domain-containing protein has translation MNIFTRQFLHCCWRNLTSGESIALFVPWLLTMSAPAWSNEPAVPETFLQWCQTKSQWSVETQRTIAYLVSATSSQDCQIANRELQARTELISSDPNLTSSGISDLRPLASLTNLRMMNIISHELTDLKPLVKMKNLESLAIYSDRLTDLTPLGEMTGLRDLRLFGKNIRNLQPISRLSQLNEFSIWYSAVSDLSPLSQLPNLTRIDLLGSQVANLQPISKMRSLRQIEIVYSKVQNLPNFSNLSQLQKLNLSNNQIQNIQPLAKLTQLEGLNLSYNRITNVRPLAKLKQLKGLNLHHNQITTIQSLHLLAKLENLVVSQNPIRRKICPLKPTSICDFNSSKLIEIY, from the coding sequence ATGAACATCTTCACTAGGCAATTTTTACACTGTTGTTGGCGCAACCTTACCTCTGGCGAATCGATCGCGCTGTTCGTACCTTGGCTGTTAACAATGTCTGCACCTGCTTGGAGCAATGAACCCGCAGTACCTGAAACCTTTCTCCAGTGGTGTCAAACCAAGAGCCAATGGTCTGTAGAAACCCAGCGCACGATCGCATATCTAGTTTCTGCTACTAGCAGTCAGGATTGTCAAATCGCAAATCGAGAACTACAAGCGCGAACAGAACTGATTTCTTCCGATCCTAACTTAACTTCCAGTGGTATCAGCGATCTACGTCCCTTGGCTAGTCTGACTAACTTACGGATGATGAATATCATTAGTCACGAACTCACGGATCTTAAACCGTTGGTTAAGATGAAGAATCTAGAATCATTAGCTATTTATAGCGATCGCCTTACCGATCTTACTCCTCTAGGCGAAATGACAGGACTGCGCGATTTGAGATTGTTTGGCAAAAATATCCGAAATTTGCAACCCATTAGCCGACTATCTCAACTAAATGAATTTTCAATTTGGTATAGTGCTGTCTCCGATCTTTCTCCTCTGAGTCAGTTGCCTAACTTAACTAGAATTGATTTGTTGGGGAGTCAAGTTGCCAATCTCCAGCCTATAAGCAAAATGCGATCGCTCCGCCAAATAGAGATAGTTTATAGCAAGGTTCAAAATCTGCCAAACTTCAGCAATCTTAGCCAGCTACAAAAACTAAACCTCAGCAACAACCAGATTCAAAATATTCAACCCCTAGCCAAACTCACTCAATTAGAGGGTCTTAATCTCAGTTATAATCGCATTACCAATGTCAGACCTTTGGCTAAGTTAAAACAACTAAAAGGTTTGAACTTACATCACAATCAAATTACTACAATTCAATCGCTCCACCTACTTGCTAAATTAGAAAATTTAGTAGTTTCCCAAAACCCGATTCGCCGCAAAATCTGTCCGCTTAAACCCACTAGTATTTGTGATTTTAATAGTTCCAAATTGATTGAGATTTACTAG
- a CDS encoding DUF561 domain-containing protein: protein MTMNAKLEQALATSQALKVISGLNNFDSRRVSQVVTAAHQGGATFVDIAADPNLVRLARQLTNLPVCVSAVDPELFVTAVEAGADLIEIGNFDSFYAQGITFEAAEVLDLTRRTRALLPEITLSVTVPHILTLDLQVQLAEELVQAGANIIQTEGGTSSNPAHSGVLGLIEKAAPTIAAAYEISRAVSVPVLCASGLSSVTVPMAIASGASGVGVGSAINKLDNEVAMIAVIRSLVEALQTLTPLRAQV from the coding sequence ATGACGATGAATGCCAAACTAGAACAGGCATTAGCTACTTCGCAAGCCTTAAAAGTCATTAGTGGCTTAAATAACTTTGATTCTCGAAGAGTGAGTCAAGTTGTCACCGCCGCACATCAAGGTGGCGCTACTTTTGTCGATATTGCAGCAGATCCCAACTTAGTTAGACTAGCTCGTCAACTCACTAATTTACCAGTGTGCGTTTCGGCTGTAGATCCAGAATTATTTGTCACCGCAGTCGAAGCTGGTGCAGATCTGATTGAAATTGGTAACTTTGATAGCTTCTACGCTCAAGGTATTACTTTTGAAGCGGCTGAGGTGTTAGATCTGACTCGTCGAACTCGCGCTTTACTACCAGAAATTACCCTTTCAGTTACCGTTCCCCATATCCTAACTCTAGATCTACAAGTCCAACTAGCTGAAGAACTAGTTCAAGCTGGTGCCAATATCATTCAAACTGAAGGTGGAACCAGCAGCAATCCCGCTCATTCCGGTGTTTTAGGCTTGATTGAAAAAGCTGCACCAACCATCGCTGCTGCTTACGAAATTTCCCGCGCCGTATCAGTACCAGTGCTGTGTGCTTCTGGTTTGTCTAGCGTCACTGTACCAATGGCTATAGCTTCTGGCGCATCTGGCGTTGGCGTTGGTTCTGCGATCAATAAGCTGGATAATGAAGTAGCTATGATTGCAGTCATCCGCAGTTTAGTCGAAGCGCTGCAAACGCTCACTCCATTACGCGCACAAGTCTAG
- the nusB gene encoding transcription antitermination factor NusB: MQSPQRIARELALLSISQLPASPNKLATQQLSQMVTAAIRTLATEIQDTLETASSELKKGNDRLLNSEVRAVDVNSARIMVEDAIKMTQIAINRLGVAVELPEFIQLTNQPEVRSYTMQLISTVQQNRQPIDELLTEVLLNWQLSRITRIDRDILRMAVAEMQYMGQSSAVAINEAVELAKRYSDDEGKRFINGVLRRVSDRLKSDQDIPETLASS; the protein is encoded by the coding sequence ATGCAATCTCCTCAAAGAATCGCACGCGAACTAGCTTTATTAAGTATTTCTCAACTACCCGCTTCGCCAAATAAATTGGCTACCCAGCAGTTATCTCAAATGGTAACAGCCGCGATTCGCACTTTAGCTACTGAAATTCAAGATACCTTAGAAACTGCATCTAGCGAACTGAAAAAAGGTAACGATCGCCTGTTAAATAGTGAAGTTAGGGCTGTAGATGTCAATAGTGCCCGTATCATGGTAGAAGATGCCATTAAAATGACCCAAATAGCTATTAATAGGTTGGGTGTCGCTGTAGAATTGCCAGAATTTATCCAGCTTACCAACCAGCCAGAAGTCCGTAGCTATACAATGCAATTGATCTCTACAGTCCAGCAAAACCGTCAGCCAATTGACGAACTGTTGACAGAAGTTTTATTAAACTGGCAGTTAAGCCGCATCACTCGCATAGATAGAGATATCTTACGCATGGCGGTAGCAGAAATGCAATATATGGGACAATCCTCCGCAGTAGCGATTAATGAAGCTGTGGAATTAGCCAAACGTTATAGTGACGATGAAGGAAAGCGATTTATTAATGGAGTACTAAGACGAGTGAGCGATCGCTTGAAAAGTGACCAAGATATCCCAGAAACCCTTGCTTCTAGCTAA
- a CDS encoding DUF502 domain-containing protein, producing the protein MLQQLKQDLKNDLIAGLLVVIPLATTIWLTISIATWVVDFLTRIPKQINPFDGLDPLLVNVLNLLVGLAVPLSCILIIGLMARNIAGRWLLEVGERLLQAIPLAGPVYKTLKQLLETLLKDSNGKFRRVVLVEYPRPGMWAIAFVTGTLENAKPARLTEKMLSIFIPTTPNPATGWYAIVPEADVVDLAISIEDAFKVVISGGIVTPNAAIALPTSLSHTPASLETS; encoded by the coding sequence GTGTTACAGCAACTTAAACAGGATCTAAAGAATGACTTAATAGCAGGTCTATTGGTAGTGATTCCCCTAGCAACTACCATTTGGCTGACGATTAGTATAGCTACTTGGGTAGTGGATTTTTTGACGCGAATCCCCAAACAAATCAATCCTTTCGATGGGTTAGATCCCCTCTTAGTCAATGTTCTCAACTTGTTAGTTGGGTTAGCTGTCCCTCTGTCATGCATTTTAATTATTGGGTTAATGGCTCGTAATATTGCGGGACGCTGGTTATTAGAGGTGGGAGAGCGACTATTACAAGCAATTCCTCTAGCAGGACCTGTATATAAGACTTTAAAACAACTACTGGAAACCCTACTCAAAGACTCAAACGGCAAGTTTAGGCGCGTAGTTTTGGTAGAATACCCAAGACCAGGAATGTGGGCGATCGCTTTTGTCACAGGTACATTGGAAAATGCCAAGCCTGCTCGTCTGACAGAAAAAATGTTAAGCATATTTATTCCCACCACACCTAATCCAGCCACGGGATGGTATGCGATCGTTCCCGAAGCAGATGTGGTAGATTTGGCAATTTCTATAGAAGATGCGTTTAAAGTGGTGATTTCTGGCGGAATTGTCACACCCAATGCGGCGATCGCTTTACCGACATCCTTAAGTCATACTCCAGCATCTTTAGAAACATCTTGA
- a CDS encoding ParE family toxin-like protein, producing MKSATLPSFWAEYQGLSNSVKAGARKAYRLWAENPFHPSLHFKCINSEEGIWSVRVTRSYRALGVLEGDTVTWFWIGNHDEYERFYS from the coding sequence ATGAAATCTGCAACTCTGCCATCTTTTTGGGCTGAGTATCAAGGGTTGAGCAATTCAGTTAAAGCAGGAGCCAGAAAAGCATACAGACTTTGGGCAGAGAATCCGTTTCATCCATCGTTACATTTTAAGTGCATCAACAGCGAAGAAGGAATTTGGTCTGTGCGGGTAACGCGAAGCTATCGTGCTTTGGGAGTTTTGGAAGGTGACACAGTAACATGGTTTTGGATTGGCAACCATGATGAGTATGAACGATTCTATTCGTAA
- a CDS encoding Uma2 family endonuclease codes for MIANIERFFMSPSEYLAWEEQQIYKHEYLNGEAYAMSGGTLGHNQVAVNLVAMLRSYLRGRGCKVFVNDVKVQVTIKGPYFYPDLVVTCEERDFQSQKLIRHPVLVIEILSPSTESFDRGEKFRQYRQMSSLKDYILIDPQKINVECYRLNEKDKWELTSYFAEELSNSLLVEFPCINFECPISAIYEDVEFSIG; via the coding sequence ATGATTGCTAATATCGAACGATTCTTCATGTCTCCATCAGAATATCTTGCTTGGGAAGAGCAACAAATTTACAAGCACGAATATCTCAATGGTGAAGCATATGCTATGTCTGGTGGGACATTAGGGCATAATCAAGTAGCGGTTAATCTAGTGGCAATGCTGCGCTCTTACTTGCGCGGTCGAGGGTGTAAAGTATTTGTAAATGATGTTAAAGTGCAAGTCACCATCAAAGGCCCTTATTTCTATCCCGATTTGGTGGTAACTTGTGAAGAGCGGGATTTCCAGTCACAGAAATTAATTCGTCATCCTGTGTTAGTTATTGAAATCTTGTCACCTAGCACTGAAAGTTTTGATAGAGGTGAAAAGTTTCGGCAATATCGTCAGATGTCAAGTCTCAAGGACTATATTCTCATAGATCCTCAAAAAATTAATGTAGAATGTTATCGCCTCAATGAGAAAGATAAATGGGAATTGACTTCCTATTTTGCAGAAGAATTATCTAATTCTCTACTGGTTGAATTTCCCTGCATCAATTTTGAATGCCCGATTTCTGCGATTTACGAAGATGTCGAGTTTTCGATAGGTTAG
- a CDS encoding dihydrolipoamide acetyltransferase family protein: MINEVFMPALSSTMTEGKIVSWVKSPGDKVEKGETVVVVESDKADMDVETFYAGYLATIIVPAGETADVGAAIALIAETEAEIATAKQQASSSSSTSSAPDPTPVAKQVEPAPAVATIEPSNGASGRLIASPRAKKMAKELGVNLSTLKGTGPHGRIITADVEAATGKSQPAAIVTAPPIATTPVAATPVKPAAAPTPVRTDVAQLVPFNTLQNAVIRNMMTSLQVPTYHVGYTITTDKLDKLYKQVKSKGVTMTAILAKAVAVTLEKHPLLNASYSDRGVQHPNGINISVAVAMDDGGLITPVLRNANQLDIYSLSRAWKDLVDRARSKQLQPDEYSTGTFTLSNLGMFGVDRFDAILPPGQGSILAIGASRPQVVANAEGLMGVRQQMQVNITCDHRIIYGAHAAAFLQDLAKLIETDPTSLTM, encoded by the coding sequence ATGATCAACGAAGTTTTCATGCCTGCTTTAAGTTCAACGATGACAGAAGGGAAAATTGTCTCGTGGGTAAAATCGCCAGGGGACAAGGTGGAGAAAGGCGAAACCGTAGTTGTGGTTGAGTCTGACAAAGCAGATATGGACGTGGAAACTTTCTATGCTGGATACTTAGCGACAATTATCGTTCCGGCTGGGGAAACGGCTGATGTCGGGGCGGCGATCGCTCTAATTGCCGAAACTGAAGCAGAAATCGCCACAGCTAAGCAGCAAGCATCCTCTTCATCTTCTACTAGTTCTGCACCAGACCCCACTCCCGTCGCTAAGCAGGTAGAACCCGCACCAGCAGTTGCTACTATAGAGCCAAGCAATGGGGCTAGCGGACGACTCATAGCCTCTCCTAGAGCCAAAAAAATGGCGAAAGAGTTGGGAGTCAATCTTAGCACTTTGAAAGGTACGGGCCCTCATGGCAGAATCATTACGGCTGATGTGGAAGCAGCTACAGGTAAGAGTCAACCAGCAGCGATTGTAACTGCACCACCTATTGCTACAACCCCAGTTGCAGCTACACCAGTCAAACCAGCCGCCGCACCAACCCCTGTCAGAACGGATGTAGCTCAATTAGTCCCCTTCAATACCCTGCAAAATGCCGTCATCCGCAACATGATGACAAGTTTGCAAGTCCCTACTTACCACGTTGGTTATACCATCACGACTGATAAGTTAGATAAACTATACAAGCAAGTTAAATCTAAAGGCGTGACGATGACGGCGATCCTTGCCAAAGCCGTGGCGGTAACCTTAGAAAAACACCCTTTATTAAACGCTAGTTACTCAGATAGAGGCGTTCAACACCCTAACGGCATTAATATTTCTGTAGCTGTGGCGATGGATGATGGGGGATTAATTACTCCCGTGTTACGCAATGCCAACCAGTTAGATATTTACTCCCTATCTCGCGCGTGGAAAGATTTAGTAGATAGAGCGCGGAGCAAGCAATTACAACCAGATGAGTACAGTACCGGAACTTTTACTCTTTCTAACTTGGGTATGTTTGGAGTAGATCGCTTTGATGCCATTTTACCTCCAGGACAAGGTTCGATTCTAGCGATCGGCGCTTCTCGTCCTCAAGTAGTTGCTAATGCTGAAGGATTAATGGGCGTGCGGCAGCAAATGCAGGTAAATATCACCTGCGATCACCGGATTATTTATGGCGCTCATGCTGCTGCATTTTTACAAGATTTAGCTAAGTTAATCGAAACCGACCCTACTTCTTTGACGATGTAA